agagGCGGCGAACAAAAGCGCCGTGCAAAATGGAGCCAGCGGAGAAGGGCTGGACCCCCGCCCTCCCCGCCGCGCATCCCCCCGCCCGGCTGCCGGGGCTCCGGGGAGGCGGCATcgcctcccgctgccgccggcggggcgtggggagggagcggggctgcagccggggccggcggggagCGCTGAGCAGGGcgtggggaaggaggggagcgGCGGAGGTGGCAGCGCGGGGGAGAGGCGGTTCTGTAAAACACTTTCCCCTTCTCTCTGTCAGCTTTTGGGAGGACTCTCGTCCTGACTCGGTGGAGgttcctctccctcttcccccagcccctcattCCTCCTCCGCGCTCCAGCCCACCCAGGAGGGCATCAGTATCAGCCCTCTCCCCTGTGCCGGGGAAGTTGCTGACATGCCTGCCGCTGGGTCCCGGTGCACCGGCAGCGGCGGGGAGCCGGATTTAAAGGGGAATTGTGCTGCAGAcaatgcacagcagcagcatctggagcagccctggggaccGGAGCTCCGGTTTTGACATTGCTGCACACAGAGCACCAGCCGCAATGACAGCAGCTGCCTGGagtggctgcaggcagcaggcaggagcaTGAAGTAGAGAGATCACTGCAGTGCTCAAGATGAACTCCTCTTTGGTTGGCAACCAGAGTGGCCGGCCCTTCTGTCTCCTGGCCATTAGCTATTTGGAGACCATCAATTTTTGCCTCCTGGAAGTGGTTattattgtgttcctcatggtgCTGATTATTTCGGGCAACATTATTGTGATATTTGTCTTTCACTGTGCACCTCTGCTGAACCACCACACCACCAGCTACTTCATCCAGACTATGGCGTATGCTGACCTCCTGGTGGGCGTGAGCTGTCTGGTGCCTTCTTTGTCTCTGCTGCACTATCCTATTGTTTTAAGTGAGTCCTTGGTTTGCCAAATCTTTGGTTATGTGGTATCAGTGCTGAAGAGCGTCTCCATGGCCTCCCTGGCCTGCATCAGCATTGACAGATACATTGCCATCACGAAGCCGCTGACCTACAACACGCTGGTTACCCCGTGGAGGCTGCGAATCTGCATATTGACCATTTGGGTCTACTCCTGCCTGGTCTTCTTACCCTCCTTTCACTGGGGAAAGCCTGGATATCACGGGGATGTGTTCCAGTGGTGCGCCAATTCCTGGAACACCGATCCCTATTTCACCCTCTTCATTGTGGTGATGCTCTATGCCCCGGCCGCTTTCATCGTCTGCTTCACCTACTTCAACATCTTCCGCATCTGCCAGCAGCACACCAAGGAGATCAACGAGCGGCGGGTGCGCTTCAGCTCCCAGGACGGGGAGGCTGGGgaggcccagccctgcccggacAAGCGCTATGCCATGGTCCTCTTCCGCATCACCAGTGTCTTCTACATCCTGTGGTTGCCCTACATCATCTATTTCCTGCTGGAGAGCTCCAATGTCTATAGTAACCGTGTCGCATCCTTCTTGACCACTTGGCTTGCCATTAGCAACAGTTTCTGCAACTGTGTCATTTACAGTCTCTCCAACAGTGTCTTTCAGAAGGGGCTGAAGCGTCTCTCGGGGGCCATCTGTGCCTCATGTGCTAGACAGAGGGTAGCTAAGGACTCCTCTACCTCTAGGAGCAAAAGATCTTCCAATGGATGTCATGTCTAGGACGCCTGTCAGCTGGACTGGAAAGTGCAGGGACAATTGCGTAGATTGCAAAATAACTTAGATAAGATTTTAACATACCCAGATTTGCAAAAAGGTTTCTGAGAAATGCTGCTGACATAGAAGAATCAGGAGCACATATTGTTgtggtttctctttaaaaaatgaTTGCTGTGGAGGAGGCTGTGGAGTTTCACCTCCACAttcattttaaagaataaaGCTGTATCTTGACACTTACCTCTCCAGCTGGTGTGACTGAATGGAGTGGGTGTCTGAGAGCTTCGGCAAAATGTAGTCTTTCTTACAGCTTTACTGGGTTCTTTGGAAATTCGTGCTTCACATGTAAATGATAGATCTGAAGTGGAAATGTCACAGTCTATGGTAtattacagggatttttttaatatatgccAAAGTATATTGATACAACGTTCCAGCGTCAGAACAGAAGGGGCCAAACAATTTGTTTTTCAGTGCTACCTAGACAGGACTTGTAGAACAGAAGTGAACAATGTGACCATTTCAGTGTGAACTCTGTTAATGAGCCGTGAGTGCAGCAATGTGATCTGGGCAGTCATACTCTTAGGGCTGATCTGGCTCCCGTGCCCCATTCCCATGGTAGGATGCATGTTTGGATCAGAGTGCGGCATCTGCGTTTTCCTGTTTGTTGTGAAGTAAGAAGAAAAACTTGGATCAGACCAAATTTAGCAGttaaataaaatgtgttttgataagctaaGAGAAATACGTGTTGCTTTATGATACTAGAGTTGTGGCAGCCACTCAAGGATGATGCCAACATGTGAAAATTGTTCTCAAACCAGTGGAGAAATGCCACA
The sequence above is a segment of the Aphelocoma coerulescens isolate FSJ_1873_10779 chromosome 17, UR_Acoe_1.0, whole genome shotgun sequence genome. Coding sequences within it:
- the GPR21 gene encoding probable G-protein coupled receptor 21, with amino-acid sequence MNSSLVGNQSGRPFCLLAISYLETINFCLLEVVIIVFLMVLIISGNIIVIFVFHCAPLLNHHTTSYFIQTMAYADLLVGVSCLVPSLSLLHYPIVLSESLVCQIFGYVVSVLKSVSMASLACISIDRYIAITKPLTYNTLVTPWRLRICILTIWVYSCLVFLPSFHWGKPGYHGDVFQWCANSWNTDPYFTLFIVVMLYAPAAFIVCFTYFNIFRICQQHTKEINERRVRFSSQDGEAGEAQPCPDKRYAMVLFRITSVFYILWLPYIIYFLLESSNVYSNRVASFLTTWLAISNSFCNCVIYSLSNSVFQKGLKRLSGAICASCARQRVAKDSSTSRSKRSSNGCHV